Proteins co-encoded in one Streptococcus ruminicola genomic window:
- the hrcA gene encoding heat-inducible transcriptional repressor HrcA — protein MITQRQSEILNLIVELFTQTHEPIGSKTLQATIDSSSATIRNDMAKLEKLGLLEKAHTSSGRMPSAAGFKYFVEHSLSLDSIDERDIYQVVKAFDFEAFKLDDILQKASQVLADMTGYTSVILDVEPARQKLTAFDIVQLSSHDALAVLTLDESKPATIQFAIPKNFMLKDLVTLKEIVDERLLGRTVMDIHYKLRTEIPQVLQKYFTVTDNVLDLFDYIFAELFRELVFVAGKVNSLDYADLETYRFLDNDQRVAVALRSSMKEDEIANVQVADSQEPALANVTVLTHKFLIPYRGFGLLSLIGPIDMDYRRSVSLVNVIGRVLAMKLGDYYRYLNSNHYEVN, from the coding sequence AGTGAAATTCTGAATTTAATCGTTGAATTGTTTACACAGACGCATGAACCTATTGGCTCTAAAACTTTGCAAGCAACTATCGATTCAAGTAGTGCTACCATTCGTAATGACATGGCTAAACTTGAAAAGCTAGGGTTGCTTGAGAAAGCTCACACGTCTAGTGGACGGATGCCAAGTGCTGCTGGATTTAAGTACTTTGTTGAGCATTCATTGAGTCTTGATAGTATCGATGAACGTGATATTTATCAAGTGGTTAAGGCTTTTGATTTTGAAGCTTTTAAGCTTGATGATATTTTACAAAAGGCAAGTCAAGTCTTGGCTGATATGACTGGTTATACATCAGTGATTTTGGATGTTGAACCAGCCCGCCAGAAATTAACTGCCTTTGATATTGTTCAACTATCAAGTCATGACGCTTTAGCTGTTTTAACTTTGGATGAATCTAAGCCAGCAACTATTCAATTTGCCATTCCGAAAAACTTTATGTTGAAAGATTTGGTGACTTTGAAAGAAATCGTTGATGAACGTTTGCTTGGTCGTACGGTGATGGATATCCATTATAAGTTACGAACAGAAATTCCACAGGTTTTGCAAAAGTATTTCACAGTAACAGATAATGTTCTGGATTTGTTTGATTATATTTTTGCAGAATTGTTCAGAGAATTGGTTTTCGTAGCTGGTAAAGTTAATTCGCTTGATTATGCTGATTTGGAGACTTACCGTTTCTTGGATAATGACCAACGAGTGGCGGTTGCGCTTCGCTCTTCAATGAAAGAAGATGAAATTGCCAATGTTCAGGTTGCAGATAGTCAAGAGCCAGCTTTAGCAAATGTGACTGTTTTAACACATAAGTTTCTGATTCCTTATCGTGGATTTGGGCTCCTTAGCTTGATTGGTCCCATTGATATGGATTATCGCCGAAGCGTTAGCTTGGTTAATGTTATCGGGCGAGTTTTAGCGATGAAACTTGGTGATTACTACCGATATCTTAATAGTAATCACTACGAGGTCAACTAA
- the grpE gene encoding nucleotide exchange factor GrpE, which translates to MSEEIKNEELQEEVEATDVVTEEKVEEQPQEDAQNEELQKALERAEDFENKYLRAHAEMQNIQRRANEERQQLQKYRSQDLAKAILPSLDNLERALAVEGLTDDVKKGLEMTRDSLVRALNEEGVEEVVVENFDHNLHMAVQTLPADDEHPVDSIAQVLQKGYKLHERLLRPAMVVVYN; encoded by the coding sequence GTGTCAGAAGAAATTAAAAACGAAGAACTTCAAGAAGAAGTTGAAGCCACTGATGTTGTGACTGAAGAAAAAGTAGAAGAGCAGCCTCAAGAAGATGCTCAAAATGAAGAATTACAAAAAGCACTTGAGCGTGCTGAAGATTTTGAAAATAAATACCTTCGTGCTCATGCTGAAATGCAAAATATTCAACGTCGTGCTAACGAAGAACGTCAACAATTGCAAAAATACCGTTCACAAGATTTAGCAAAAGCTATTTTACCAAGTTTGGATAACTTGGAACGAGCTCTTGCTGTTGAAGGTTTGACTGACGATGTAAAAAAAGGTCTTGAAATGACACGCGATAGCCTAGTTCGTGCACTTAATGAAGAAGGTGTTGAAGAAGTGGTTGTTGAAAACTTTGACCACAACTTGCACATGGCAGTTCAAACACTTCCAGCGGATGATGAACATCCAGTGGATAGCATTGCACAAGTTCTTCAAAAAGGTTATAAACTTCATGAACGCTTGTTGCGTCCTGCAATGGTTGTTGTTTACAACTAA
- the dnaK gene encoding molecular chaperone DnaK, with amino-acid sequence MSKIIGIDLGTTNSAVAVLEGTESKIIANPEGNRTTPSVVSFKNGEIIVGDAAKRQAVTNPDTVISIKSKMGTSEKVSANGKEYTPQEISAMILQYLKGYAEDYLGEKVTKAVITVPAYFNDAQRQATKDAGKIAGLEVERIVNEPTAAALAYGLDKTDKDEKILVFDLGGGTFDVSILELGDGVFDVLATAGDNKLGGDDFDQKIIDWLVADFKNENGIDLSQDKMALQRLKDAAEKAKKDLSGVTQTQISLPFITAGAAGPLHLETSLSRAKFDDLTRDLVERTKTPVRQALSDAGLSISEIDEVILVGGSTRIPAVVEAVKAETGKEPNKSVNPDEVVAMGAAIQGGVITGDVKDVVLLDVTPLSLGIETMGGVFTKLIDRNTTIPTSKSQVFSTAADNQPAVDIHVLQGERPMAADNKTLGRFQLTDIPAAPRGIPQIEVTFDIDKNGIVSVKAKDLGTQKEQHIVIQSNSGLTDEEIEKMMKDAEANAEADAKRKEEVDLRNEVDQAIFATEKTIKETEGKGFDTERDAAQAALDELKAAQEANNLEDMKAKLEALNEKAQALAVKMYEQAAAAQQAAQGADGAQSADSSNNNGDDVVDGEFTEK; translated from the coding sequence ATGTCTAAAATTATTGGTATTGACTTAGGTACAACAAACTCAGCTGTTGCAGTTCTTGAAGGAACTGAATCAAAAATCATTGCAAACCCAGAAGGTAACCGTACAACTCCATCAGTTGTTTCATTCAAAAATGGTGAAATCATTGTTGGTGATGCTGCAAAACGTCAAGCAGTAACTAACCCAGATACAGTAATCTCTATCAAATCTAAAATGGGTACTTCTGAAAAAGTATCTGCAAACGGTAAAGAATACACTCCACAAGAAATCTCAGCAATGATTCTTCAATACCTTAAAGGTTACGCTGAAGATTACCTTGGTGAAAAAGTAACAAAAGCTGTTATCACAGTTCCTGCATACTTCAACGATGCTCAACGTCAAGCAACTAAAGACGCTGGTAAAATCGCTGGTCTTGAAGTAGAACGTATCGTTAACGAACCAACTGCAGCTGCACTTGCTTACGGTCTTGATAAAACTGATAAAGATGAAAAAATCTTGGTATTTGACCTTGGTGGTGGTACATTCGACGTATCTATCCTTGAACTTGGTGATGGTGTCTTTGACGTACTTGCTACAGCAGGTGATAACAAACTTGGTGGTGATGACTTCGACCAAAAAATTATTGATTGGTTAGTTGCTGACTTCAAGAACGAAAACGGAATTGACCTTAGCCAAGATAAAATGGCCCTTCAACGTTTGAAAGATGCTGCTGAAAAAGCTAAAAAAGATCTTTCAGGTGTTACTCAAACACAAATCTCACTTCCATTCATCACTGCAGGAGCTGCTGGACCTCTTCACTTGGAAACAAGCCTTTCACGTGCTAAATTCGATGATTTGACTCGTGACCTTGTTGAACGTACTAAAACTCCAGTTCGTCAAGCTCTTTCAGATGCAGGTCTTTCAATCTCTGAAATCGACGAAGTTATCCTTGTTGGTGGTTCAACTCGTATCCCTGCCGTTGTAGAAGCTGTTAAAGCTGAAACTGGCAAAGAACCAAACAAATCAGTTAACCCTGATGAAGTAGTTGCTATGGGTGCTGCTATCCAAGGTGGTGTTATCACTGGTGATGTTAAAGATGTCGTACTTCTTGACGTTACTCCATTGTCACTTGGTATCGAAACTATGGGTGGTGTATTTACAAAACTTATCGACCGTAACACTACTATCCCAACTTCTAAATCACAAGTCTTCTCAACAGCTGCTGATAACCAACCAGCTGTAGATATCCACGTTCTTCAAGGTGAACGTCCAATGGCTGCTGATAACAAAACTCTTGGTCGTTTCCAATTGACTGATATCCCAGCTGCACCTCGTGGTATCCCTCAAATCGAAGTAACGTTTGATATTGATAAAAACGGTATCGTATCTGTTAAAGCTAAAGACCTTGGTACTCAAAAAGAACAACACATCGTTATCCAATCTAACTCAGGTTTGACTGATGAAGAAATTGAAAAAATGATGAAAGATGCAGAAGCTAACGCAGAAGCTGATGCTAAACGTAAAGAAGAAGTTGATCTTCGTAACGAAGTTGACCAAGCTATCTTTGCAACAGAAAAAACAATCAAAGAAACTGAAGGTAAAGGTTTTGATACAGAACGTGATGCTGCTCAAGCTGCTCTTGATGAATTGAAAGCTGCTCAAGAAGCTAACAATCTTGAAGATATGAAAGCTAAACTTGAAGCTCTTAACGAAAAAGCTCAAGCTCTTGCAGTTAAAATGTACGAACAAGCTGCCGCAGCACAACAAGCAGCACAAGGTGCTGATGGTGCTCAATCAGCTGATTCATCAAACAACAATGGTGATGACGTTGTTGACGGTGAATTCACTGAAAAATAA
- a CDS encoding DJ-1/PfpI family protein has translation MKKVACVIYPNFSLYEIVDLTSSLVLQYGIKVDYISSNKESVISEDGLICQATKTFDEVNLDDYSCVVLPGMSDFTSALKDNTLIQFLKQLKGKSILVAAISSAPILLSKAGLLENTTFTGGIWQNFFGYFDFLSRENFIPKAIHQDKNIVTAIGFAHQEFAKKILANLGLCDDVELVDKPSENLIFNMSDEDFAEFKSCFEHI, from the coding sequence ATGAAAAAAGTTGCTTGTGTGATTTACCCGAACTTTTCATTGTATGAAATAGTTGATTTGACCAGTAGTTTAGTATTGCAATATGGTATTAAAGTCGATTATATTTCTTCTAACAAAGAAAGTGTGATTTCTGAAGATGGTTTGATTTGTCAGGCGACAAAGACATTTGATGAAGTTAATCTAGATGATTATTCGTGTGTTGTTTTACCAGGAATGTCAGATTTTACTTCTGCGTTGAAAGATAATACTTTGATTCAGTTTTTAAAACAACTAAAAGGGAAATCAATACTAGTTGCGGCTATATCGTCAGCGCCGATTCTATTATCGAAGGCTGGATTATTGGAGAATACTACTTTTACTGGTGGTATATGGCAAAATTTCTTCGGGTATTTTGACTTTCTTTCTAGAGAAAATTTCATTCCAAAGGCGATTCATCAGGATAAAAACATTGTTACAGCTATTGGTTTCGCACATCAGGAATTTGCTAAGAAAATATTAGCTAATTTAGGATTGTGTGATGATGTAGAATTGGTTGATAAGCCCTCAGAAAATTTGATTTTCAATATGTCAGACGAAGATTTTGCAGAATTTAAGTCTTGCTTTGAACATATTTGA
- the dnaJ gene encoding molecular chaperone DnaJ encodes MNNTEFYDRLGVSKDASQAEIKKAYRKMSKKYHPDINKEPGAEEQYKKVQEAYETLGDEQKRAAYDQYGPAGANGGFNGGAGGFGGFDGAGFGGFEDIFSSFFGGGGGMRNPNAPRQGDDLQYRVNLTFEEAVFGVEKEVAYNRESTCSTCHGSGAKPGTSPVTCSRCHGSGVINVDTQTPLGMMRRQVTCDVCHGTGKEIKEPCHTCHGTGHEKKTHKVSVKIPAGVETGQQIRLQGQGEAGFNGGPYGDLFVIINVLPSNKFERNGSTIYYTMNISFVQAALGDTVEVPTVHGDVEMTIPAGTQTGKTFRLRGKGAPKLRGGGQGDQHVTVNIVTPTKLNDAQVEALKQFAQAGGDKVGNPKKKGFFNKVKDAFDGE; translated from the coding sequence ATGAACAATACAGAATTTTACGATCGTTTGGGTGTTTCTAAAGACGCTTCGCAAGCTGAAATCAAAAAAGCTTACCGCAAAATGTCTAAAAAATATCACCCAGATATTAATAAAGAACCTGGTGCGGAAGAACAGTACAAAAAGGTTCAAGAAGCCTATGAAACGCTAGGTGATGAGCAAAAACGTGCAGCTTACGACCAATACGGACCTGCTGGAGCTAACGGTGGCTTTAATGGCGGAGCTGGTGGTTTTGGCGGTTTTGATGGAGCTGGATTCGGTGGATTTGAAGATATCTTCTCAAGCTTCTTTGGTGGCGGCGGCGGAATGCGTAATCCAAACGCACCTCGTCAAGGGGATGACCTTCAATACCGTGTCAATTTGACATTTGAAGAAGCTGTCTTTGGTGTTGAAAAAGAAGTAGCTTACAACCGAGAATCAACATGTTCAACTTGTCATGGCTCAGGTGCTAAACCAGGAACTAGCCCTGTAACATGTAGCCGTTGTCATGGTTCAGGTGTGATTAATGTTGATACACAAACACCACTTGGTATGATGCGTCGTCAAGTGACATGTGATGTCTGTCACGGTACAGGTAAAGAAATCAAAGAACCATGTCACACATGTCATGGAACAGGACACGAAAAGAAAACACACAAAGTGTCTGTTAAAATTCCGGCTGGTGTTGAAACTGGTCAACAAATTCGCTTGCAAGGTCAAGGTGAAGCCGGCTTTAACGGTGGACCTTATGGTGACCTCTTTGTTATCATCAATGTTTTACCAAGTAATAAATTTGAACGTAATGGTTCAACAATTTACTACACAATGAATATCAGCTTTGTTCAAGCAGCTCTTGGTGACACTGTCGAAGTACCAACTGTCCATGGTGATGTTGAAATGACAATTCCAGCTGGTACTCAAACTGGTAAGACTTTCCGACTCCGTGGTAAAGGTGCTCCAAAATTACGTGGTGGTGGTCAAGGTGACCAACACGTTACGGTTAATATTGTGACACCAACAAAACTTAACGATGCACAAGTTGAAGCTCTTAAACAATTTGCACAAGCAGGTGGCGACAAAGTTGGAAATCCTAAGAAAAAAGGTTTCTTCAACAAAGTTAAAGACGCCTTTGATGGTGAATAA
- a CDS encoding alpha/beta fold hydrolase, with protein MKEYFIDDQNAYMRYQDFPGESSPILFIHGLGCAGSFDYGEVVSQECLKDHRCILIDLLGAGYSDKPEDFDYRVSSHAAYLKSFVESLELTNLTIFGHSLGGPIAIELAKLCLDRVEYLILSEPNLDPSTFGSSSFEIASFSEKEFIDFGFCKVLAESKNSGNSMWAVTLAQWSPYAVHRMSVNAVQGGKTSWRQMLYDLNLPKTVIFGRKSLPDNDYTSLAEAGVSLRVVEDAGHSMAWENPFGLAQAIVAGLKD; from the coding sequence ATGAAAGAATACTTTATTGACGACCAAAATGCTTATATGCGCTATCAAGATTTTCCAGGTGAAAGTAGTCCAATTTTATTTATACATGGTTTAGGGTGTGCAGGGTCTTTTGACTACGGAGAAGTTGTTTCTCAGGAGTGTTTAAAAGATCATCGTTGCATACTTATTGATTTGTTGGGAGCAGGTTACAGTGATAAGCCGGAAGACTTTGATTATCGTGTCAGTTCTCATGCTGCTTATTTGAAATCTTTTGTTGAATCATTAGAATTGACAAATCTTACGATTTTTGGGCATAGCTTAGGTGGACCAATTGCTATTGAATTAGCCAAGCTTTGTCTAGATAGAGTTGAATATTTAATTTTAAGTGAACCTAATTTAGATCCGAGTACTTTTGGAAGCTCAAGTTTTGAAATTGCAAGCTTTTCAGAAAAAGAATTCATTGATTTCGGATTTTGTAAAGTATTAGCAGAAAGCAAAAATTCAGGTAATAGTATGTGGGCAGTAACTTTGGCACAGTGGTCACCTTATGCAGTTCATCGAATGTCTGTCAATGCTGTTCAGGGTGGAAAAACATCTTGGCGCCAGATGTTATATGATTTGAATTTACCTAAAACAGTGATTTTTGGAAGAAAATCATTGCCAGATAATGACTATACAAGTTTAGCAGAGGCAGGCGTGTCTTTGAGAGTTGTTGAGGATGCAGGGCACTCGATGGCTTGGGAGAATCCTTTTGGGCTTGCTCAAGCAATTGTGGCTGGTTTGAAAGATTAA
- the truA gene encoding tRNA pseudouridine(38-40) synthase TruA produces the protein MVRYKATISYDGRLFAGFQRQPSERSVQEELEKTLQRLNSGQPVKVHGAGRTDSGVHAYGQVVHFDLPQARDVEKLRFGLDTQSPEDIDVVKVEQVSDDFHSRYNKHSKTYEFLVDAGRPKNPMMRHYATHYPYPLDLALMQEAIQDLVGTHDFTGFTASGTSVENKVRTITRATVDIDEKTGFFVFTFSGNGFLYKQVRNMVGTLLKIGNGRMPVSQIKTVLASKNRDLAGPTVAGNGLYLKEIIYDE, from the coding sequence ATGGTAAGATATAAAGCAACAATTTCATATGATGGTAGGCTTTTTGCCGGTTTTCAGCGTCAGCCGAGTGAGCGTTCGGTTCAGGAAGAGCTTGAAAAGACCTTACAGAGGCTAAATAGTGGTCAGCCTGTTAAAGTTCACGGTGCAGGTCGTACAGATTCTGGGGTTCATGCTTATGGGCAAGTGGTTCACTTTGATTTGCCGCAGGCGCGTGATGTGGAGAAATTGCGTTTTGGTTTGGATACACAATCTCCAGAAGATATTGATGTGGTGAAGGTTGAACAAGTCAGTGACGACTTTCATTCACGTTATAATAAGCATAGTAAAACTTATGAGTTTTTAGTTGATGCTGGTCGTCCTAAGAATCCAATGATGCGCCATTATGCGACACATTATCCTTATCCACTAGATTTAGCTTTGATGCAGGAGGCTATTCAGGATTTGGTAGGAACTCATGATTTTACAGGTTTTACAGCTTCAGGTACATCTGTTGAAAATAAAGTTCGCACGATTACACGAGCAACGGTTGATATTGACGAAAAAACAGGCTTCTTTGTCTTTACCTTCAGTGGAAATGGTTTTCTTTATAAACAAGTCCGCAATATGGTGGGGACTTTACTGAAAATTGGAAATGGTCGTATGCCAGTTAGTCAGATTAAGACGGTGTTAGCGTCTAAAAATCGTGATTTGGCTGGACCTACGGTAGCAGGTAATGGGCTTTATTTGAAGGAGATTATTTATGACGAATAA
- a CDS encoding bifunctional hydroxymethylpyrimidine kinase/phosphomethylpyrimidine kinase — translation MTNKYILAISGNDIFSGGGLYADLATYTTNHLHGFLAVTCLTALTDKGFEVFATDDEVFDHQLNSLKDVPFSGIKLGLLPNVRLADKALEFVKEHKEIPIVLDPVLVCKEKHDVEVSALRDELLKFFPYVTIITPNLVEAELLTQMTIKTLDDMKAAAKRLVDLGAKNVVIKGGNRLSKEKAIDVFYDGKDYEVFETAVLDTNNIGAGCTFASSIASQLVLGKSAKAAVAVSKEFVYQAIRHSDKYGVKQNYDEK, via the coding sequence ATGACGAATAAGTACATTTTGGCAATTTCTGGCAATGATATTTTTAGTGGTGGTGGGCTTTATGCTGATTTAGCAACCTACACAACTAATCATTTGCATGGCTTTTTAGCAGTGACTTGTTTAACAGCTTTGACAGACAAAGGTTTTGAAGTTTTTGCGACAGATGACGAGGTGTTTGATCATCAATTAAACAGCTTAAAAGATGTTCCTTTTTCAGGAATTAAATTAGGTTTGTTGCCTAATGTTAGACTGGCTGATAAGGCACTTGAATTTGTTAAAGAGCATAAAGAAATTCCGATTGTACTTGATCCGGTTTTAGTTTGTAAAGAAAAACATGATGTGGAAGTTTCAGCTCTGCGTGACGAGCTTTTGAAATTTTTCCCTTATGTGACGATTATTACTCCTAATTTGGTTGAAGCGGAGCTATTGACCCAAATGACTATCAAGACTTTGGACGATATGAAGGCAGCTGCTAAGCGATTAGTTGACTTGGGTGCCAAAAATGTGGTCATCAAAGGTGGCAATCGTTTGAGCAAAGAAAAAGCTATTGATGTCTTTTATGATGGCAAAGATTATGAAGTGTTTGAAACAGCTGTGCTTGATACCAATAATATTGGTGCAGGTTGTACCTTTGCGTCAAGTATTGCGAGTCAATTAGTTCTTGGAAAATCAGCTAAGGCAGCTGTTGCGGTATCAAAAGAGTTTGTTTACCAAGCTATCCGCCATTCAGATAAATATGGAGTGAAACAAAATTATGACGAAAAATAA
- a CDS encoding ECF transporter S component has translation MTKNKTRDLTVMAVLTALCVVLAYIHIPTPTGYLTLLDVGIYFTAFYLGSKSGAVVGGLSGFLIDLLLGYPQYMFHSLIAHGAQGFFAGWTEKKRILGLVFASISMVAWYFLAALLLGYGWGAAWASIPGNLLQNIFGMFAGYLIFLSFEKGINKK, from the coding sequence ATGACGAAAAATAAGACACGCGATTTAACAGTAATGGCGGTTTTGACGGCGCTTTGCGTTGTGCTTGCCTATATACACATTCCAACGCCAACAGGTTATTTAACCCTTCTTGATGTTGGGATTTATTTCACAGCTTTCTATTTAGGGTCTAAGTCAGGAGCTGTTGTGGGTGGTTTATCAGGCTTTTTGATTGACCTTTTGTTGGGCTATCCACAGTATATGTTTCATAGTTTGATTGCCCACGGTGCACAAGGATTTTTTGCTGGTTGGACAGAGAAAAAACGTATTTTGGGATTAGTTTTTGCAAGTATTTCAATGGTTGCTTGGTACTTCTTAGCGGCATTACTTTTAGGATATGGTTGGGGTGCTGCTTGGGCTAGTATTCCAGGAAACTTACTCCAAAATATTTTTGGCATGTTTGCAGGTTATTTGATTTTTCTATCGTTTGAAAAAGGAATTAACAAAAAATAG
- a CDS encoding TIGR01440 family protein, giving the protein MDLEALAKETRAIVVDIVERSAIKKGQIFVLGLSSSEVAGGLIGKNSSAEIGEVIVKTILDELNERGIYLAVQGCEHLNRALTVERELAEKKDLEIVNVIPNLHAGGSGQVAAFKFMSDPVEVEEIVAHAGLDIGDTFIGMHVKRVQVPLVPVQRELGGAHVTALASRPKLIGGARATYTADPIRKF; this is encoded by the coding sequence ATGGATTTAGAAGCATTAGCAAAAGAAACACGAGCAATTGTTGTTGATATTGTGGAACGCTCAGCCATTAAAAAAGGACAAATTTTTGTGCTTGGTTTATCTTCTAGCGAAGTAGCAGGTGGCTTGATTGGAAAAAATAGCAGCGCAGAAATTGGTGAAGTGATTGTAAAAACCATTCTCGATGAACTTAATGAGCGCGGTATTTATCTAGCTGTTCAGGGATGTGAACATTTGAATCGTGCTTTGACAGTTGAACGTGAATTAGCTGAAAAGAAAGATTTAGAAATCGTCAACGTTATTCCAAATCTGCACGCTGGTGGTAGTGGTCAAGTGGCTGCTTTTAAATTCATGAGCGACCCTGTTGAGGTAGAAGAAATTGTGGCACACGCAGGGCTTGATATCGGTGATACTTTTATCGGTATGCATGTCAAGCGCGTGCAAGTTCCTCTTGTTCCAGTTCAACGTGAACTTGGAGGCGCTCACGTCACAGCGCTTGCTAGCCGACCAAAACTTATCGGTGGTGCGCGTGCGACTTACACAGCAGACCCAATCCGTAAATTTTAA
- a CDS encoding mechanosensitive ion channel family protein, giving the protein MNIISKYIEQLQVEEIAIDLISKTVSLILLLVLFLIAKRVVNFIFTHAVAKSIALSRQTEARQKTITKLLHNIMNYTLYFFFIYWVLSILGVPVSSLLAGAGLAGVALGLGAQGFLTDVVNGFFILLENQFEVGDSVVIGAVEGNISSVGIRTTQIRGFDGTLHFIPNRNITVVSNKSRGDMRVQIDIPIYAHTDLEKVANIIKTVNQEQLPSFPEIVGSPTILGPRTNSTAQLVFRIDIFVQNGKQSYIYSNFYRLYQEALLENDIHLPTMYANPTLSK; this is encoded by the coding sequence ATGAACATTATTTCAAAATATATCGAACAACTTCAGGTGGAAGAGATTGCTATTGACCTTATCTCAAAAACAGTGTCTCTTATCCTGCTTCTTGTGCTTTTTCTCATTGCTAAAAGAGTTGTTAATTTCATTTTCACACATGCTGTTGCAAAATCAATCGCACTCTCACGTCAAACTGAAGCACGTCAAAAAACCATCACGAAACTGCTCCACAATATTATGAATTACACCCTCTACTTTTTCTTTATCTACTGGGTGTTAAGCATTCTAGGTGTTCCTGTTTCAAGTCTTCTTGCAGGTGCTGGACTTGCTGGGGTTGCCCTTGGTCTTGGGGCACAAGGTTTCTTGACTGATGTCGTCAATGGTTTCTTCATCTTGCTTGAAAATCAATTCGAAGTCGGTGACTCAGTTGTTATCGGAGCTGTCGAAGGAAACATCTCAAGCGTTGGTATCCGTACAACACAAATTCGTGGTTTTGACGGAACCTTGCATTTCATTCCTAACCGTAATATCACTGTTGTTTCAAATAAATCTCGTGGTGATATGCGTGTTCAGATTGATATTCCAATCTACGCTCACACTGACCTTGAGAAAGTAGCCAATATCATCAAAACCGTTAACCAAGAACAATTACCAAGTTTCCCTGAAATCGTTGGTAGTCCGACAATTCTTGGTCCACGCACTAATAGCACTGCTCAACTTGTTTTCCGAATTGATATTTTCGTTCAAAACGGTAAACAAAGCTACATTTACTCAAACTTCTATCGCCTTTACCAAGAAGCCCTCTTGGAAAACGATATTCATTTGCCAACAATGTATGCTAATCCGACACTTTCTAAATAA